The following proteins are encoded in a genomic region of Brachypodium distachyon strain Bd21 chromosome 1, Brachypodium_distachyon_v3.0, whole genome shotgun sequence:
- the LOC100834140 gene encoding uncharacterized protein LOC100834140, translated as MAHGGGYAWALAAGLNAALAAISAKFFAPTLLKYVLVVLFNVTMWGCYVNSLKALSSLQATVTNFAANFISSGLAGYFLFEEPLPSKWFAGASLIMLGVFILSKSSIEKKQSSD; from the exons ATGGCGCACGGGGGCGGATACGCCTGGGCTCTCGCGGCGGGCCTcaacgccgcgctcgccgccatcTCCGCCAAGTTCTTCGCGCCTACG TTGCTGAAATACGTCCTGGTGGTACTCTTCAACGTGACAATGTGGGGGTGCTACGTCAACAGCCTCAAAGCTTTGTCGTCCCTCCAGGCAACGGTCACGAACTTCGCAGCCAACTTCATCTCGTCAGGTCTTGCGGGGTATTTCCTGTTTGAGGAGCCCCTGCCTTCCAAG TGGTTTGCAGGTGCTAGTCTGATCATGCTTGGAGTGTTTATCCTCAGCAAATCAAGCATTGAGAAGAAACAGAGCTCTGATTAA